A stretch of Mesorhizobium sp. M2A.F.Ca.ET.046.03.2.1 DNA encodes these proteins:
- a CDS encoding LysR family transcriptional regulator: MEWSDVRIFLAIARSGTLGGAARSLQTSHPTVGRRLRALEQAIGHTLFQRTADGLVLTDEGHGIIALAEQMEEGALAMERRLAGQEQNLKGSLRISSADWFGAYVLPPILADFSRAYPNVDVEILTGTRLFNLAQREADVAFRIVPFDTADVVQRRLFRLEYGVYIAEEAPDPKYGDGTGFRLITHDTSTGHFPDIAWLIESFPNARPVLRSNNRNVQGRMCRQGVGIAVLPRVVGNQIPGIRRLELPTSPPARDIWMGYHRDLRRLQRLRAFISTVSDHLVNATA, from the coding sequence ATGGAATGGAGTGACGTCAGAATCTTTCTTGCTATTGCGCGATCCGGCACGCTAGGCGGCGCCGCGCGTTCTCTTCAGACAAGCCATCCGACCGTCGGCAGGCGCCTTCGTGCACTTGAGCAGGCGATCGGTCACACGCTTTTCCAGCGGACTGCGGACGGTCTTGTTCTGACCGACGAGGGCCACGGGATCATCGCGCTGGCGGAGCAGATGGAAGAAGGCGCGCTGGCCATGGAGCGCCGGCTTGCGGGGCAGGAGCAGAATCTCAAAGGCAGTCTGCGCATTTCGTCAGCGGACTGGTTCGGGGCCTATGTCCTGCCTCCTATCCTGGCGGATTTCTCCAGGGCCTATCCCAATGTAGACGTCGAAATCCTGACCGGCACACGCCTGTTCAACCTCGCCCAGCGGGAGGCCGACGTCGCTTTTCGCATCGTTCCGTTCGACACTGCCGATGTCGTTCAGCGGCGGCTCTTCAGGCTCGAATACGGCGTCTACATTGCCGAGGAGGCGCCTGATCCCAAATATGGCGATGGGACCGGTTTCCGGCTGATCACCCATGACACATCCACGGGCCATTTCCCTGACATCGCGTGGCTCATCGAGAGTTTCCCCAACGCGAGACCGGTCCTGCGGTCGAACAACCGCAACGTCCAGGGGCGTATGTGCAGGCAAGGCGTCGGCATCGCCGTCCTGCCCCGCGTGGTCGGCAATCAGATCCCGGGTATCCGCAGGCTGGAACTGCCGACGTCGCCGCCAGCGCGAGACATTTGGATGGGATACCACCGGGACCTACGGCGTCTTCAGCGTCTTCGCGCGTTCATCTCGACGGTATCGGACCATCTCGTGAACGCGACCGCATGA
- a CDS encoding VOC family protein: MTAPVIRGVNHIGITVPDIEAAKSFLVEAFGGQVIYQSFGPQDPPRQGPEFERAVGAFPGTVVRAQAMVKIGTGPDIELFEMHGPEQAQPIRASDFGITHFGVYTDDIDASVERFEKAGGTPLTAPRAIPYATEKGPGNKVCYCRMPWGTTMEFITTPDRMAYHDQTDLRRWQDEN, translated from the coding sequence ATGACCGCACCCGTCATTCGCGGCGTCAATCATATCGGCATCACGGTGCCCGACATCGAAGCAGCTAAATCGTTCCTGGTGGAAGCTTTCGGCGGCCAGGTGATCTACCAGTCCTTCGGACCGCAGGACCCGCCGCGACAGGGACCCGAATTCGAGCGGGCCGTCGGCGCGTTCCCCGGAACGGTCGTGCGTGCGCAGGCGATGGTCAAGATCGGAACCGGACCCGATATCGAACTCTTCGAAATGCACGGTCCCGAGCAAGCCCAGCCGATCCGGGCGAGCGACTTCGGCATTACGCACTTCGGTGTCTACACCGACGACATCGACGCATCGGTAGAGCGCTTCGAGAAGGCGGGAGGCACACCCCTCACCGCGCCGCGCGCTATTCCCTATGCAACCGAAAAAGGTCCTGGAAACAAGGTCTGCTACTGCCGCATGCCGTGGGGAACGACGATGGAATTCATCACCACGCCGGATCGCATGGCCTATCATGACCAGACGGATCTTCGCAGGTGGCAGGACGAGAACTGA
- a CDS encoding LysR family transcriptional regulator, with the protein MNSLRLDSFDVFVSIVRCGGFRAAALERGVSSSALSQTMNALEETLGIRLLNRTTRSVSPTEAGKRLLERLAPALSDIRLAIAEVDELRDTPSGTLRINAPAPAVDHFLCPLAFDFMDAYREVRIEIVSDAAVVDIVEQGFDAGVRFGKQLAQDMIALPLGPALRYAIVASPDYIEKHGQPQVPKDLVGHDCIKRRFPGGTLVTWRFADGDEEIEVAPTGRLMVSSAHNELQAALAGRGIAHIFDDYAKPHILNGELIELLSDWSLILPHWFLYYPSRRLPSATMRAFLDYVRSYDWQART; encoded by the coding sequence ATGAACTCTCTTCGCCTGGACAGTTTTGATGTCTTCGTCTCTATCGTCCGCTGCGGTGGCTTCCGGGCGGCGGCGCTCGAGCGTGGCGTGTCTTCGTCGGCCCTGAGCCAAACGATGAATGCGCTCGAAGAGACCCTCGGCATCCGGCTCCTCAATCGCACGACGAGAAGCGTGTCTCCGACCGAAGCCGGGAAACGCCTCCTTGAACGGCTAGCGCCAGCATTGAGTGACATCAGGCTGGCGATCGCGGAAGTCGACGAGTTGAGAGACACTCCGTCCGGAACGCTTCGGATCAACGCTCCGGCGCCGGCCGTCGATCATTTTCTTTGCCCGTTGGCCTTCGACTTCATGGACGCCTATCGCGAGGTGAGGATTGAAATCGTCAGCGATGCGGCGGTCGTCGACATAGTGGAACAGGGCTTCGATGCCGGCGTCAGATTCGGCAAACAATTGGCGCAGGATATGATCGCGCTCCCGCTTGGCCCCGCGCTTCGCTATGCGATCGTCGCTTCACCGGACTACATCGAAAAGCACGGCCAACCCCAGGTACCAAAGGATCTCGTCGGTCATGATTGCATCAAGCGCAGATTTCCTGGGGGCACTTTGGTTACCTGGCGGTTTGCCGACGGAGACGAAGAGATAGAGGTCGCTCCCACGGGCCGCCTGATGGTCAGTTCGGCGCACAACGAACTGCAGGCGGCGCTGGCCGGCAGAGGAATAGCCCATATTTTCGATGATTATGCCAAACCCCATATCCTGAATGGCGAACTCATTGAGCTCCTCTCCGATTGGAGCCTGATATTGCCACACTGGTTTCTGTACTATCCGAGCCGCCGCCTCCCGAGCGCTACCATGCGGGCATTTCTCGATTACGTTAGGAGCTACGACTGGCAGGCCCGCACGTGA
- a CDS encoding alpha/beta hydrolase, with the protein MFGAPSAFAQPAQNVILVHGALVDGSGWKGVYERLVAKGLKVTVVQEPNTSLADDVQAVHRAIEQQNGPVVLVGHSYGGQIITEAGVDPKVSALVYVAAIVPDVGEGVGDVFEKWPSPTADAFKATSDGFLLFDPAKFRAGFAADLSKAETDFMTDSQVPVSAKILGTKTQHAAWKTKPSYGIVAGLDMAISAEAERSMYKRASAKVTEVPGASHAVYISHPREVADVIAEAASK; encoded by the coding sequence GTGTTCGGCGCGCCCTCCGCTTTCGCGCAGCCGGCCCAAAATGTGATTTTGGTCCATGGCGCGTTGGTCGATGGCAGCGGCTGGAAGGGCGTTTATGAGCGCTTGGTCGCCAAGGGCTTGAAAGTCACGGTCGTTCAGGAACCGAACACTTCGCTGGCGGATGACGTTCAGGCGGTTCACCGCGCCATCGAGCAGCAAAATGGGCCGGTCGTCCTCGTCGGCCACAGCTACGGTGGTCAGATCATCACCGAAGCCGGCGTCGACCCGAAGGTTTCGGCACTTGTCTATGTCGCGGCCATCGTCCCGGATGTTGGCGAGGGCGTAGGTGATGTGTTTGAGAAGTGGCCGAGTCCGACCGCGGACGCGTTCAAGGCGACTTCTGACGGCTTCCTGCTGTTCGACCCCGCGAAGTTCCGGGCGGGATTCGCCGCTGACCTGTCCAAAGCCGAGACGGATTTCATGACCGACTCGCAGGTGCCGGTTTCGGCGAAGATCCTCGGAACCAAGACGCAGCACGCGGCCTGGAAGACCAAGCCAAGCTACGGCATCGTGGCCGGGCTGGACATGGCTATCAGCGCCGAGGCGGAGCGGTCTATGTACAAGCGGGCAAGTGCGAAGGTCACCGAGGTGCCCGGTGCCAGCCATGCGGTTTATATCTCGCATCCGCGCGAAGTCGCCGATGTCATCGCCGAAGCGGCGAGCAAATGA
- a CDS encoding oxidoreductase encodes MKTWLITGCSSGFGQRLALAAAQRGDRVIATARNVKMIEEMAEPFGGRMITLPLDVTDAAAAKAAVAKAVETFGGFDVLVNNAGYALFGAIEEGTPEEYRPMFEVNVFGLIETTRAALPVLRRSGGTIVNMSSGAGIEGRGGGGYYHAAKFAVEGISEALAGELKPFGIRVLIVEPGPFRTDFLGRSITMAANEMPEYAASSRRHYRETNNGNQAGDPDKAIAVILQAVDADDAPLHLPLGPIAHAIAERKLASFRSDIDAWRDITIATDFGQP; translated from the coding sequence ATGAAAACTTGGCTCATCACAGGCTGCTCAAGCGGCTTCGGCCAGCGGCTCGCGCTCGCCGCAGCACAGCGTGGCGACCGGGTCATTGCGACGGCCCGCAATGTCAAGATGATCGAGGAAATGGCCGAGCCTTTCGGCGGCCGCATGATCACCTTGCCGCTCGACGTGACGGATGCGGCGGCAGCCAAGGCAGCGGTCGCAAAGGCGGTCGAGACCTTTGGCGGGTTTGACGTGCTCGTGAACAATGCCGGCTACGCGCTGTTCGGCGCGATCGAGGAAGGCACGCCCGAGGAATATCGGCCGATGTTCGAGGTAAACGTCTTCGGTCTGATCGAAACCACCAGAGCCGCCTTGCCCGTCCTACGACGTTCGGGCGGAACGATCGTCAATATGTCGTCCGGCGCGGGCATCGAGGGCCGTGGCGGCGGAGGCTATTACCATGCCGCCAAATTCGCCGTGGAAGGGATTTCCGAAGCGCTCGCCGGCGAGCTGAAGCCGTTCGGCATTCGCGTGCTGATCGTCGAGCCTGGGCCGTTTCGCACCGATTTCCTTGGCCGTTCGATCACGATGGCGGCCAACGAGATGCCGGAATACGCCGCGAGCTCGCGCAGGCACTATCGCGAAACCAACAACGGCAATCAGGCCGGCGATCCCGACAAGGCGATCGCGGTCATCCTGCAGGCAGTCGATGCCGATGACGCCCCGCTTCATCTGCCGCTCGGCCCGATCGCACATGCGATCGCCGAGCGAAAGCTGGCTTCCTTTCGCAGCGATATCGACGCCTGGCGCGACATCACGATCGCCACCGATTTCGGCCAGCCCTAA
- a CDS encoding alpha/beta hydrolase, which translates to MIATLEGFTQQMVPVNGIKINAVTGGSGPPILLLHGWPETWWEWHHVMPLLAEHFSVVAMDLRGAGFSDCPLDGYDKATMARDAHEVMVALGHERYVVCGHDIGGMVALPQAAIYREAVTHLAVLDVPLPGWTGWETTTARLWHFSFHMNRDLPERLIHGREYDYVSTFMAERFYDHSTFDPADIAIYAKAMALPGRTRGGMEWYRSLAADHAAALEYKKQPLEIPVLGLGGDQRFGAQMVPMLKEFATNVTGGSIARCSHYVADERPDEVAAALIDFLKTN; encoded by the coding sequence ATGATCGCAACTTTGGAAGGGTTTACCCAGCAGATGGTGCCGGTGAATGGCATCAAGATCAACGCCGTCACGGGGGGCTCAGGCCCGCCGATCCTTCTGCTTCACGGTTGGCCGGAGACATGGTGGGAATGGCACCATGTGATGCCGCTGCTCGCCGAGCATTTCAGCGTGGTGGCCATGGATCTGCGCGGCGCGGGTTTTTCCGACTGCCCGCTTGACGGCTATGACAAGGCCACGATGGCGCGGGACGCGCACGAGGTCATGGTTGCCCTTGGGCATGAACGCTACGTCGTGTGCGGCCATGACATTGGCGGAATGGTGGCGTTGCCGCAGGCCGCCATCTATCGGGAGGCTGTTACCCACCTGGCCGTCCTGGATGTTCCGCTTCCCGGCTGGACCGGATGGGAGACGACAACCGCCAGGCTCTGGCACTTCAGCTTCCATATGAACCGGGATCTGCCCGAGCGCCTGATCCATGGCCGTGAATATGACTATGTTTCGACCTTCATGGCAGAGCGGTTCTACGATCACAGCACCTTCGATCCGGCGGACATCGCGATCTACGCGAAAGCAATGGCTCTTCCTGGCCGCACGCGCGGCGGCATGGAATGGTATCGCAGCCTCGCTGCCGACCATGCGGCCGCGCTCGAGTACAAGAAGCAGCCGCTCGAGATACCGGTGCTTGGCTTGGGTGGGGACCAGCGCTTCGGTGCGCAGATGGTCCCCATGCTCAAGGAGTTCGCCACCAATGTGACGGGCGGCTCGATCGCCCGGTGCAGCCACTATGTCGCGGACGAGCGGCCGGACGAAGTCGCCGCCGCTCTGATCGATTTCCTCAAGACCAATTGA